Genomic DNA from Osmia lignaria lignaria isolate PbOS001 chromosome 6, iyOsmLign1, whole genome shotgun sequence:
ATAACAGCATTGCGCAAAATCTACCTGATTCTGTACCCGATAAAATTGTTGTAGTAATGAACATTCATTTCCGGCGAAATGCATATAAAGGCACGAATATTTTCTTGTATTAGTCAGTATTTGTTGAGAAAAGATGCAAATCCTTGTTGTCTTTCTACTGTTTACTACCTGCAAGCTGTCAACGCAACTAGGAGTTTATGATAGAGGTGCTTTTGTTAATTTGTTAATATTGTTCTACTAGAAAGCTCTGTGGTGAAACAAAGGAGAGCTGTACATTTTTAGTGAATATTacttttaaattgcaaatttttaacaattataattCATCCGCGCGAGAATATTTATCACCAACTTAAAATGTATCTGTTTCAAGGCCACTTTGCTGAGAAACAATtagtttctttatttcatttatgcagGAATGCAGTTTTCTGGAAGCATGCAATGCCTTAAAACCGTTTTTGGCATAAGCTTGGGTTTCGGCATGTTTTctctttaataaataaaaaaaatatatatatactgattgaattgagtaacctccgtCTTTTTCaaagtttgttaaaaaattatttgatgATCTGTAGATGATGGTTCAGGTGCATAGATTGGATGAAGTAGATGTAGGATTCGAATAATTCCATTTCTCTCAGATCAGTAttacgttattttatttttcgaagATTTAAAATAGCTAATTTACCTATAGGATTCTTGAACTATGTTATtacataacatttatgatttttcaattcttctttCTTCAGGACAGCACTCCTTTTACTACCCTGCGTTTAAAATCTTATTatgcaataaaaatatataattaattcttaACAAAACACATCCTTCTAacaaaatacattataaattaattaacaaattactGATAATAATTATACTTTCTATTTGTAGAAAATGGTAGACTACTAAGAGACCTTCATCATGGTAAACTCTTCCAGACAATTGGGGATTGGTTTGGAGATTTAAAAAATCACATTAACGAAAGATTATTTGGAcaaacgacaacgacaacgacaacgacaacgacaacacTATCTCCTTTGCcgatagaaatattaaatttggatAAATTTCAATTGCAGAAGAGATTAAGGAATCGTGAATGGTTTCTTTTAGACTTAAGTAAATACCATGTCTtataatagtaaaattatataaacaatCAATATTCGATTACAGAATTACAAAACTAACTTTCTGGTAAAAATGTATTaaacttatttttataaaatacagcTAATTTAACGTTTGATCCTAACCATGATTGGGGATTCCACGTCGGCAGTTGGTATTTTATTCGGAAAGGATTTAAAGATCGGTATGGATCTGGAAACGATTTTAACGAATCGGATCTTCAGTCGAGTCAAAGTACCATTCAGTCGCAAGATCCAACTGAAGTAAACATTGCAGAGACTTTTGAAACCACAAACGATTTTGTGACAACAGAATTTTCGTCAGCTATATCAACAACAATAACACAAAGTGAGATGCCATTGGTAACAACACAAAACTCTATGGAAACCTATTCATCTGAAAGTTCTTCATCAACGTACGTATCGGTAGAGGATGATAAAATCACTAAGGATTTTACTCAGAAAGGATCCGTAGAAGTTTTAATAGGATAATGTAGTATACATCCTTATGAGTAATAAAATGCGACTTTTATTAAACTGTGTAACTAGAACACGATCGGTTTTTGTAtcaaaataaacattttcacaattaaaataCTCATGTTTACAAATGCATACATTGTTATTGCAATGAACCTTTATAGATACATAATATATCAGCAATAAGGCGTAAAAAAAAAGGTACAGCAGTggatttttttttcatcaagAAGAATACACTTTTATTCCGTAAAATTTATCATAATCATCCTaaagttataaattattataataatttttacgtCCGTGTTGAACAAAGCGTGGTCTTCATGATGTCTTTTCATTTTACTGTAAagcaaaaacaaaaagaaacaaaaatattagtAGAAGTTTTATCTCTTAATATTAATCAGTGTTACACCCTACATGCACAAGTCTTCTATTTCTACTAAAATCATGAAACCCAAAATGATGACGAATAACGATACACAACTTTGAAaacaaatgaagaaaaaaaaaattgtgataTGTAACAAAATGCACTGATTGTGTTTATCTTCAACCACAACACACTTTCTTCTGATATATTATTTCCTAATAATAAACACactattatatatgtataatatcttGTCCTCATGTTATGTTGAAGTAACTATAAAACTGatgcaaataattaattttaatgtttttttatatgatacattttttatattaagatACCTTGTAAAATTATAACACAAAAGTAtactatgtatgtatgtgtatgtaatataaaataaatactaCATGCAACTAAGAACCTATTGAAAATGAACTAAATGTATgctataataattaatgaaaaaatatatactaaaaatgtgtaattatattttatattctataagcACCACAATGCAAAAGTATTAAGAAAATAGAAGCAATAAAACAATATGAAAGTGGGGAGACTGAAACTTAGAAGTTTGCATGCTGACCATGTATGAGCATCATAATTAAGTTCCCTCTTGAAGCTTGTAGTACAAATGATGAGCATTTGACTACTTCCTTCCCTAGAATGTAAATAATAAGCATATACCACTGAAAGGCATGCaaaaattatatgtattttacatacatataaaatatatttaatattttttaaacatcaaatgtattttatatgtattatatatgcatataattttattataagctTTAAATTATATAAGAAATGATAAATCTGATCATTCACATATCCAGTCAACAATTTAAAGAATTGCAAAGTAATCATATACCCTAAAAATACTAAACTTGTTTTTATCCATAGAacaaagtataataataatatggcatgtaattttaaaataataaaatgcagAGTGAAGCCTTTGTCTATCATTGTAAAAGAGGTTTATCTAACTGAACGATAAACATCGAAACATAAGATTTGAAACTGAATGAAAGAAACTGGATATGCTTAAAGCTTAAAACTACTTCAAGACTTTAACCCTCGAGCGGCGGTGGTCGGGTTAATCGTGACCCGCATCTATGAAAAGGGCATACCGGTGCGTTGATTAAAATTAGGCACTCAAATAACCAAACGAAAGACTTTCATACAtcgtaaaaattttatttaacgaaacagtataatatttaaaagatgaaaatgaaaacaaattcAAGATTAAGATTAGGATTAGAAACTCTAAATCATACGTTGCGTTATCAAAAATTCTGCTCCGCAATCCGAGGGTTAATACTTTGACTGAAATATACATAATGTGTAGTaatctaatttttaataaaaataagcaaaactatattttatttatttatcaaatatatttaaaatgttgcaattaaaaaattattccaatTGGTTGAAAGTAATTCACATTGCATATATTACAGatgcataaaataatttaagagAATAAAtgtagttattaataaaaagatacaaaataTGTATGCTTCCACTTTAGAAGCATAAGCATAAATAAAATGCTTTAAATGACCTAAATGAATGATTCCTTGATAAAAATTATAGCACAATGATGcatattagaatttaaaaaaagtaaaaaaagaacCCATTACCAAATGAATGTACAATACATAATCCATCACcaatttatcatttataaagaaacattaaataaatgtacaaatataaGAAACTTTCATCTCTTTGTTCATAAATAATGTAGctcataattaaaataacagaACTAAAACAATCTTACCTTTTTAGATGCAGCTCCTACTTTACTCTTCTTTGTACCCCTAACTTTCTTCATCCTGTTCTTACGTTCTTTACGCTGTTTCCTTGTTTGCTTCTGTTTCTCATATAGTCCATGCCTGGCTAATCTATACTTGGGTTCGAATTTTTTCGCAAAGTCTAATGTATCATAAACCAACGCAAATCCAGTTGATTTGCCACCCCCAAAGTTTGTTTGAAAACCAAATACAAAGACTACATCTGGTGTAACTTTGTACATTTTGGCAAGCTTTTCCCGTATTTCTGTTTTACGGACCGACGGATGGCCCGGGTGGAAAACATCTACAACCTGTAAAATGAACGCACCActttataattagaaaatttacgaTAACCATTAGCTAACTACTACTCGAACTTAACGTCTCGTAATAGCAGAAATTACTATCTTcggagaataaaaataaaatttatatatacaaataCGTACCATTTGTTTTCGGCATAATAGCCGATTGCTCATAAATTTCCTGGTCCTAATTGTCACCGCGCCTTCCGTCTGTAAAATAGAACCATATTACAAGGTTATATTTTGTTTAATACTATTTTTGTTatagtttcattattttcaactgtaacgaataaataaatgtaaaaaatagtTTTCTTTAAGAGTTCATTAACGTAGTTAAACtacatattttcatttatatttttattttcattttatttatcaataataTTTGTATTCTGGATagatatatccacattagaatCATGTGCATGTTAAGTACTAATAGAAATGGTATttgtgaattatatttataaaaagtagaTAGTGATGTACTATTAATAAGTTTATAAACCAATAATATCAACTTTTTTCAATGATTAACGAATAATTTTGCGATATAAATTACATACCATTTTGCTTGATTAGTGTACCGCCAGCAAAAGGACGGATGCGGAAGCGTGTTGCGCTATCTGTGATCGAACAGATTCACAACAGTTCAATACAATAACTAAATAGTAACAATTTTTATACCTTTCTCAATTGCATTTCAGTTATATAATGCAGTTTATATCATCTGAGTAAATATAAGatattatttaacagaattGAACATCTAAGTAAATGTAAAATGATTACAATTTTAAACCTATTCTTGTTCCCTATAATTTAGGGATTTTAGGATCGTTTACcgtaaaaatcattaaaatcgtTTAAAAAACGTTTAAAATATGTTTATATTACTTGGAAATAGTGTTAATTATTGCAaagtaacatttaaaaatttgttagcaTACATGTATTTTTTTGAAATacagatttattttcagttacaactcttatttttaatataaataatctcATAAACTCGTATTGAgtttaaaatacataaaaattgtaattaattcccTGATAAactattattttacaataaaaataaatgttttacaaCGTTATCGACAGAATACAGGCGTATTCATTTTAGAAATTCTCAGGAAGACCGTAATTATATTTGGCGCTGTTTGCACTTTTCAGTCTATCTGATTGGTTCTCTTTAGAGTAACGTCCATTACTCTTCTAGGAAGTTTCGAGAACGGATACGAACAGTAATATTGGTGGGAGTTCTATGCGCTTGCAATAGTTCGTCAAATACTATTACGTGGAGTGAGACGAGCGTTCTTGACGCACGGATATTTTCCACGAGCAACTTTCTGCTGATACAGGTAAGATCGGATGCTAATCATTACGAATTGAAGACTTGTAAAAAATATGCGCAGATGGCTAGAATTTTCGCTTTTGAATCATGCGATCGATTACAAGCTCTTGAAATATTTCTCGAAATACGAATTTTCAGTACGTTAAATATGCAAAAACAAATTATAGCAGAATAGTTACAGATATTGAAGAATATCATCACGATTTTAAAGTTGCCTCAATGATTATTAAACTTGAAGTGGTCTTTTGAAGGTTGAATAGTAGATCTAAGTACACTTAAGCATATTGTATATTACGAAATATGCCTCAATGAATTTTATCATATACGCTGCGCTCGTCCATGACTCGCACTTTACGTTGAAAAATGGTGGATGTTCCTATTGCCCTACTCATGTCAGTACAAAACGTGGTTGAAGTTGCCAAATATATCTGTCAGTTAAAATGTATTAACTTGTATTCATAGCTTTCATTTTTACTTGCACAGTTTAAATTATATACTGATATGTACTTCTCACCttataaaattatcattttaatatttgtcTTTTTGTCTGATCTTCAACCGGCAGTCCATGTCTTccgtaaatatatatgtatgtgtgtatatgtatacggGTTAGCAGAAGGATCTAGAAAGTGTGGTATTCTTTGTTCATGACAGGATGGAACAGTACGATACGTCGAAATCAGAattgaatttccttttttatgtcaattaattatatttcatcgaCTTAAAGTGAATGTCGCCGCCATTTTGAAACCAAAGACGCACATGGATACAATTTACTGGAGTTTTCGAGACCCTGCAGCTGAAATTACTCCGAGTCTAATACGtatcgatgaaaatattttgattCAACTTAAATTTGTTTGTAAAGActgaatttttaaacatttaaaaaaaactttATGGATATATGTTAATTgtgttatataattaaaatgggAAGTATTTGAAGTTCAAGGTCGGAACAAAACAGTTCCGTTCTCAAATTGCGTTATAATTTGCTtatatatttgtaatattttaatatctacGAGCAACGTAAATGATAGAaaagtattttttataatacaagaTGCACATATTTATTTTGCAGTTTAATGCTACATTTTGTATTGAATTCTTATTATATGGAATGAGTTTTAAATCATACTATATATACAATAGATTCGTGACGTGTTTCATGAATTCCTAAATTGAATGATAATCAATGCCTTTTGTAATGcatttgtattttcatttccATTAATGTTTTTCCAGAAAGAAGATATGATCAGTAATGCAAAGTAaacattttgttttaaatataaaattattgatatttctTAGAGAATAATTTATCTTTTGCAGAGTTCTTaggattttattttgttttaaataaaatgttacatttgtatatatattaaaatatagcaTATAGTTTTGTTTACAAATTGAAACACTATGTAATATAGGTATAATATTTTCCAGCTACTAGGTATATAGTTCTAATCcatttaggtataatgtaattaatatataatgtttattttaaatgtatatatgtTTTGTGTTTACATCAGAAATGATTATCAAGATTATTAAAGTACTGAAAgatttattgtaattaaaatgaaatatgaaatcattaataattttaagaaactatcagtataatatataaaaactctaatttgtaataaaattatagtacatgtagtaaaattaaaataatattttagtttTCTTTTGTTATTAGCAGAAACAAAGCTAGTGTAATTACATCAGCACAGTTGGTAAGGAACACATAAGTGAAAATGGTGAAAGAGACAA
This window encodes:
- the LOC117601386 gene encoding uncharacterized protein LOC117601386 — translated: MQILVVFLLFTTCKLSTQLGVYDRENGRLLRDLHHGKLFQTIGDWFGDLKNHINERLFGQTTTTTTTTTTTLSPLPIEILNLDKFQLQKRLRNREWFLLDLTNLTFDPNHDWGFHVGSWYFIRKGFKDRYGSGNDFNESDLQSSQSTIQSQDPTEVNIAETFETTNDFVTTEFSSAISTTITQSEMPLVTTQNSMETYSSESSSSTYVSVEDDKITKDFTQKGSVEVLIG
- the RpS24 gene encoding ribosomal protein S24, which encodes MTEGAVTIRTRKFMSNRLLCRKQMVVDVFHPGHPSVRKTEIREKLAKMYKVTPDVVFVFGFQTNFGGGKSTGFALVYDTLDFAKKFEPKYRLARHGLYEKQKQTRKQRKERKNRMKKVRGTKKSKVGAASKK